Proteins from a genomic interval of Vreelandella profundi:
- a CDS encoding tripartite tricarboxylate transporter permease, protein MDTFVSFLGGFGALMSWEVLGFMIAGFLIGTFFGAMPGLTSVLAIALLLPITYTIDVVPALVMCASIFMAGMYSGSITATTINIPGAPSSMMTAVEGNALMLKGQGANALGHAALGSMIGGAVGALLLMAFMPIAGELALLIRTPGKFSLVLFALVVIIIVDKGAIAKGIVATTLGIMLATVGIDVLQPIPRFNFGTELLVEGIGLMPVVIGAFAVSELLVQAQNWNLSLDDTLHRAKALKIRRRDFIPPWSEVREIGFFTYLKSAFIGYAIGILPGAGGSMAAFVAYADAKRGSKKPEEYGHGSREGIASAESANNSMCGGAFVPMLMFGIPGDPTTAIVLGVLVINGLQPGPRLIEQQADLIAPMFASLFVSALILIPLTLFLFGPYFIRIVSISRGLLYSSIAVVALVGSYVATFSIFQMFLALIFGVLAFFLRKHNYSVVAMLLGFILGPDLEQYLRRSLSFNDGNPIIFLTSPDSLAFLVLTVLFAYLILRKKPRLNA, encoded by the coding sequence ATGGATACTTTTGTCAGTTTTCTGGGCGGTTTTGGCGCGCTTATGAGTTGGGAAGTTCTTGGCTTCATGATTGCCGGTTTTTTGATTGGCACATTTTTTGGTGCGATGCCTGGTCTTACCTCAGTATTGGCCATCGCGCTGCTATTACCTATTACGTATACGATTGATGTTGTCCCAGCACTGGTTATGTGTGCCTCAATATTTATGGCGGGGATGTATTCAGGGAGCATAACGGCCACAACCATTAATATCCCCGGCGCGCCGTCCTCAATGATGACGGCCGTAGAAGGCAATGCTCTAATGTTGAAGGGGCAGGGTGCCAATGCGCTAGGCCATGCGGCATTGGGCTCAATGATCGGCGGGGCGGTTGGTGCGCTATTGCTGATGGCGTTTATGCCGATTGCAGGCGAGTTAGCGTTACTGATTCGCACGCCCGGGAAGTTTTCGCTTGTTCTCTTTGCGCTGGTGGTCATTATCATTGTCGATAAAGGCGCTATCGCTAAAGGGATTGTGGCGACTACGCTGGGCATTATGTTAGCTACCGTGGGTATTGACGTGCTTCAGCCAATCCCGCGCTTCAACTTTGGCACTGAGCTGTTGGTCGAAGGCATCGGTTTGATGCCCGTGGTTATTGGTGCGTTTGCGGTGAGCGAACTGCTCGTTCAGGCTCAAAACTGGAACCTTTCTCTTGACGATACGCTTCATCGTGCCAAAGCGCTTAAAATTCGCCGTCGCGATTTTATTCCGCCCTGGTCTGAGGTCCGTGAAATTGGCTTTTTTACCTATTTGAAGAGTGCTTTCATAGGTTATGCCATTGGTATTCTGCCCGGCGCCGGTGGATCAATGGCGGCGTTTGTTGCCTATGCTGATGCCAAGCGTGGCTCTAAGAAGCCTGAAGAGTATGGGCATGGTAGCCGCGAAGGGATCGCATCGGCTGAATCAGCGAACAACTCCATGTGTGGAGGAGCCTTCGTGCCCATGCTGATGTTTGGTATTCCGGGGGATCCGACAACGGCTATCGTGCTTGGTGTTCTGGTGATCAATGGCTTACAGCCTGGTCCTCGCCTTATCGAACAGCAGGCTGACCTGATTGCACCTATGTTTGCTTCTTTGTTTGTGAGTGCGTTGATTCTTATCCCGCTGACGCTATTCCTATTTGGGCCGTATTTTATTCGTATTGTCTCGATTTCTCGTGGTCTGCTCTACAGCTCTATTGCAGTAGTGGCGCTTGTCGGCAGTTACGTAGCCACATTCTCCATTTTCCAGATGTTCCTGGCACTAATCTTCGGCGTTTTAGCTTTCTTTTTGCGCAAGCACAACTACTCCGTGGTGGCCATGCTGCTGGGCTTCATATTAGGTCCGGATTTAGAGCAGTATTTGCGGCGATCTTTGTCATTTAATGACGGTAACCCGATCATCTTCCTGACGAGTCCCGATAGCCTAGCGTTTCTGGTATTGACCGTCTTGTTCGCTTATCTGATTCTTCGCAAGAAGCCGAGGCTTAATGCTTGA